From Marmota flaviventris isolate mMarFla1 chromosome X, mMarFla1.hap1, whole genome shotgun sequence, the proteins below share one genomic window:
- the Msn gene encoding moesin, which produces MPKTISVRVTTMDAELEFAIQPNTTGKQLFDQVVKTIGLREVWFFGLQYQDTKGFSTWLKLNKKVTAQDVRKESPLLFKFRAKFYPEDVSEELIQDITQRLFFLQVKEGILNDDIYCPPETAVLLASYAVQSKYGDFNKEVHKSGYLAGDKLLPQRVLEQHKLNKDQWEERIQVWHEEHRGMLREDAVLEYLKIAQDLEMYGVNYFSIKNKKGSELWLGVDALGLNIYEQNDRLTPKIGFPWSEIRNISFNDKKFVIKPIDKKAPDFVFYAPRLRINKRILALCMGNHELYMRRRKPDTIEVQQMKAQAREEKHQKQMERALLENEKKKREMAEKEKEKIEREKEELMEKLKQIEEQTKKAQQELEEQTRRALELEQERKRAQSEAEKLAKERQEAEEAKEALLQASRDQKKTQEQLASEMAELTARISQLEMARQKKESEAVEWQQKAQMVQEDLEKTRAELKTAMSTPHVAEPAENEQDEQDENGAEASADLRADAMAKDRSEEERTTEAEKNERVQKHLKALTSELANARDESKKTANDMIHAENMRLGRDKYKTLRQIRQGNTKQRIDEFESM; this is translated from the exons ATCAGTGTGCGTGTGACCACCATGGATGCAGAGCTGGAGTTTGCCATCCAGCCCAACACCACTGGCAAGCAGCTGTTTGACCAG GTGGTGAAAACTATTGGTCTGCGGGAAGTTTGGTTCTTTGGTCTGCAGTACCAGGACACTAAGGGTTTCTCCACTTGGCTGAAACTCAATAAGAAG GTGACAGCACAGGATGTCCGGAAGGAAAGCCCCCTGCTCTTCAAGTTCCGGGCCAAGTTCTACCCTGAGGATGTATCTGAGGAATTGATCCAGGACATCACCCAGCGCCTGTTCTTCCTGCAAGTGAAGGAGGGCATTCTCAATGATGACATTTACTGCCCACCTGAAACTGCTGTGTTACTGGCCTCCTATGCTGTCCAGTCCAAGTATGGTGACTTCAATAAGGAGGTTCACAAATCTGGCTACCTGGCTGGAGACAAGTTGCTGCCCCAGAG AGTCCTGGAGCAGCACAAACTCAACAAGGACCAGTGGGAGGAGCGGATCCAGGTGTGGCATGAGGAACACCGAGGCATGCTTAG aGAGGATGCTGTCCTGGAATATCTGAAGATTGCCCAAGATCTGGAGATGTACGGTGTGAACTACTTCAGCATTAAGAACAAAAAAGGATCAGAGCTGTGGCTGGGGGTAGATGCTCTGGGTCTCAACATCTATGAACAGAATGACAG ACTGACTCCTAAGATTGGCTTCCCCTGGAGTGAAATCAGGAATATCTCTTTCAATGATAAGAAATTTGTCATCAAGCCTATTGACAAAAAAGCCCCA GACTTTGTCTTCTATGCTCCCCGGCTGCGGATTAACAAGCGAATCTTGGCCCTGTGCATGGGGAACCATGAGTTATACATGCGCCGCCGTAAGCCTGACACCATTGAAGTGCAGCAGATGAAGGCACAGGCCCGGGAGGAGAAGCACCAGAAGCAGATGGAACG tGCTCTGCTGGAAAATGAGAAGAAGAAGCGTGAAATggcagaaaaggagaaggagaagattGAACGGGAGAAGGAAGAACTgatggagaagctgaagcagaTCGAGGAACAGACTAAGAAGGCTCAGCAAG AACTGGAAGAACAAACCCGCAGGGCTCTGGAACTTGAGCAAGAACGGAAGCGTGCTCAGAGCGAGGCTGAAAAGCTGGCCAAGGAACGTCAAGAAGCTGAAGAGGCCAAGGAGGCCCTGCTGCAGGCTTCCCGAGACCAGAAGAAGACCCAGGAACAACTG GCTTCAGAAATGGCAGAGCTGACAGCTCGGATCTCTCAGCTGGAGATGGCCCGACAGAAGAAGGAGAGTGAGGCTGTGGAGTGGCAGCAAAAG GCCCAGATGGTACAGGAAGACTTGGAGAAGACCCGTGCTGAACTGAAGACTGCCATGAGTACACCTCATGTGGCAGAGCCTGCGGAGAATGAGCAAGATGAACAGGATGAGAATGGGGCAGAGGCCAGTGCTGATCTGAGGGCGGATGCTATGGCCAAGGACCGCAGTGAAGAGGAACGTACCACTGAGGCAGAGAAGAACGAGCGTGTGCAGAAACACCTGAAG GCCCTTACTTCAGAGCTGGCCAATGCCCGTGATGAATCCAAGAAGACTGCCAATGACATGATCCATGCTGAGAACATGCGACTGGGCCGAGACAAATACAAAACCCTGCGCCAGATCCGGCAGGGCAACACCAAGCAGCGCATCGATGAGTTTGAGTCCATGTAA